TTTAAGATGCTGCAGCCCGCTGCGTTTGGCGGCTATGAAATGAACCCAAANTATTTTTACGATATTGTTCGTGAAATCGCCAGCGCCTGCCCATCAAGTGGCTGGGTANTATCTATCTTAGGCGTTCATAATTGGGAAATTGCGCTATTGCCTGAAAAAACTCAGCTTGAGGTATGGGGCGAAAACCCTGACACCCTAGTCGCTTCATCCTATATGCCGGTGGGAAAAATAGCGCATGTCGAGGGCGGCTATCAGGTATCCGGCCACTGGTATTTTTCTTCTGGTTGCGACCATGCAGATTGGGCATTTTTAGGTGGCATGGCACCGCCGCAGAAAGAAGGTGAAGCACCCTCTCTGATGTCATTTCTCATACCCAAAGCTGATTATGATATCGACGACGACTGGCATACCACTGGCCTAAGAGCCTCAGGCTCGAAAGCGGTTATTGTTGACAATGCCTTTGTGCCTTCGCATCGTGCTCACAATTTTGCTGATGGCTTTATGTGCGTCGGTGAGGGCCAAGCAATTAATAAAAACCCGATTTATAAGCTTCCGTTTGGCCAAGTATTTACCCGCGCGGTTTCACAACCCGCAATTGGCGCAGCTCAGGGGGCACTGGACGCATTTGTTGAGCTCAATAGTGCGCGCGTCAACAGTGCTGGCCAGAAGGCAGGCGAACTGCCCGCAACCTCAGCTGCTGCAGCTGAGGCAGATTACCGCATTTCCACCGCCGCACTGAAAATGCAACACGGCTATGACCAACAGCTTGATTATATCGCCAGAGGCGAAGCTATTCCTATTCTCCTGCGCGCCAGCTGTATTCAAGACTCTACCCGTGGCGTTCAGGAATGTTTAGATGCTAGCCAGCAGCTATTGCGTCAATCGGGTGGACGGGCAGTATTTAATGACAATCGTGTCAATCTACTAACACAGGATATGATGGCGATCGCCCAACACTTCATGAACGAAGCTGACAAGCTTTGCCGAAGCTATGGCCAGCAGTTAATGGGCGCACCAAACAGCAATTTCTTTTTATGATCGAGCCCAAAAACAAAACAGCAGGCCAATAGCCTGCTGTTAGTCATTAATTAATAAACGCAACTGATTAAAAAGGGCTGCGTCGAATAATCGTTTCAACTCGGTCGGGGCCAGTGGACACAATGTCAGCAGGCACACCAATTTGCTTTTCTACAAAGGCAATATAATCTAATGCATTCTGCGGCAAATCATCTAACGACTTAGCACCATATGTATTTTCAGACCAGCCGGGCAATTCAACATATACCGGCTTAAGCTGATCAAACAAGGCAACATCTGCATGGTCAATCTGAGAGCCATCTGGCAACTCATAAGCAACGCATACTTTAATTGTTTCTAAGCCATCTAACACATCTAATTTGGTAAGACAAATGCCCGTAACCGAGTTGATATGCACCGCATGCTTAACAGCAACTGCATCAAACCAACCACAGCGGCGTTCACGGCCGGTAGTTGCGCCAAACTCATGCCCTTTGGTCCCCAGGTGCTCACCCACGTCATCAAAAAGCTCGGTCGGGAACGGGCCTGAGCCCACTCGTGTTGTATAGGCTTTTGTTATGCCCAACACATAATCGAGATACAATGGACCAAAGCCAGAACCCGTAGCAGCACCACCCGCCGTGGTATTTGATGAAGTCACATACGGGTATGTACCTAGATCGATATCCAACAAGGTGCCTTGCGCACCTTCAAATAAGATATTTTCTTTCGCTTCACGAGCCTGATGTAATGCAGCAGTGACATCCATTATCATCGGCTTAATTTTTTCTGCCTGCGCCAGTGTTTCAGCGAGCACGCTGTCAAAATCTACCGCCTCGGCCTTATAGTAATTCGTCAGCATGAAGTTATGGTATTCAAGCAGTGCCTTAAGCTTTTCTGCAAACAGCTGCTGATCAAGTAAATCACCTACTCGCAGTCCGCGGCGCGATACCTTATCTTCATAGGCAGGGCCAATACCGCGGCCGGTGGTGCCTATCTTATCATTACCACGAGCAGCTTCGCGCGCCTGATCCAATGCGACATGCACCGGTAAAATCAGTGGGCAAGATGGCGATATGCGTAAACGCTCAGTCACAGGGACATTTCGCGCCTCAAGCTCTGCAACCTCTTTTAATAAGGCTTCAGGTGAGAGCACTACGCCATTACCAATCATGCACTGCACGCCGGCGCGCAAAATACCCGAAGGGATTAAGTGTAATACGGTTTTTTCACCGTTAATCACCAAGGTGTGACCTGCATTATGACCACCTTGGTAACGCGCCACTAAACTGGCTTGTTCAGTCAGCAAATCAACAATTTTACCTTTGCCCTCGTCACCCCATTGAGTGCCAAGCACGACTACATTTTTACCCATTGCTTTTTCTCTTAGATAATACTTTATGATGATAGCGGCTGAACCAGCCACTGATCGTCTACTCGCTCAATGATGTGCGAGGCCTTCACTTCTTCAATATCATTTTGACCACAAATCACGCAATGCTGCTGGCTTCGCAGCTCTGCGATTAATTGCTGCAAAGCCGCATCATGTGTTGACAAGGGTGGCGCCAAAATTACTTCTTGCTGAGGCGACTTAGACACCAAACTTAATAGGGCTTTAACATTTACACTAAAGCCCGAGGCAGGCCTGCCGCGGCCAAAAACTTCACCCATATTATCGAAGCGGCCACCATTAGCTACGCTGTGACCAAGGCCATCAATATAGGCGGCGAACACAATACCGGTATGGTAGGTGAAGCCTCGAAGTTCCGCGAGATCAAAAAATAGCGGCGTATTGGGCGATTGCTGTTGCAGTGACGCTGCGAGCTGTTGCAGTTCAATAATAGCTGAGCATACAGATTCGGGCGCCTTCGCTAACTGTGACAGCGCCTGTTCTAAAATCGACACATCGCCGTGTAAATTGACTAAAGCCTTGATCATTTCAGCTAGCTCAGCCTCAACATTTGCCGCCTGTAATATGTGATCAATTTCAGATAAGGCTTTGCGATCAAAGGCATCAAATAAATCATCAGATTGTTGAGCAGATAAATTGGCCGCCTCAACTAAGCCACGATAAACCCTTACATGCCCCAAATCTAAATGCACATTCTGATCAGCAATACCTGCTAAGCCAATCGCTGCCAGCATAAGCTGAATAGATTCTAAGTCTGCATCTAAACTAGACACGCCAAATAACTCTGCACCGACTTCAATGGGGGTACGTGATGCTAGCTGAGACTTCGGCAAACAATGCACAACCGTGCCAGCATAGCAGAGGCGTAGCGGTGAATTTTGCTGCAGACTGTGCGCATCAATACGGCAGGTTTGCGGCGTGATGTCGGCTCTAAGCCCCATACTTCGACCCGACAGTTGGTCGACCAACTTAAAGGTTTGCAAATCCATATCTGCAGACTGATCCAGCAATAGCGAATCGGTATACTCAAGCAACGGCGGTATAACTAAGTCATAACCCCAGCTGCTAAATAAAGCTAAGGCTGCCTGCTGATAAAACTGTATAGGCCAAGCCTGGCTAGGCAATATTTCTTCAACACCTTCAGGCAGCAACCAGCGATTATGTTTCGTCATAGCAGGGTCTAATGATTCATTAAAAAATTTGCGAGGAACTCGCAGAAAAAAGCCGAGAGTTACTCGGCTTAATCATTATAACGGGAATCGAGAGGAAATTCGAGAGCAGCGAATTTATTTCGAAAGATCAGACTGATTTAAATATTTAAAAAAGTCGCTATCTGGCTTCAACAACATCACATCTGACTTGTTGCCGAAAGTTTGCTCGTAAGCTTTTAGGCTGCGAACAAAGGCGTAAAACTCTTCATCTTTGCTGTAGGCCGAGGCATAAATACCCGCGGCTACCGCATCACCCTCACCACGCAGCTGTTCGGCTTCGCGGTAAGCAGAGGCTTCAATCACCACTTTCTCACGGTCAGCGGCGGCGCGAATACCTTCGGCAATTTCCAAACCTTCTGAGCGATGCTTTCGAGCTTCGAGCTGTCGCTCAGTATTCATACGGTTAAACACCGAATCTCTAACATCGGTTGGCAAGTCAACTTTCTTAACCCGAATATCCACAACCTCAACACCGTAGTCATCTAAAGCCTGGGCATTCACTTTTCGAGTTAATTCCTGCATCAGCTCGTCACGCTTTCCAGACACAACCTCGTGCATATCACGCAGGCCAACTTCGCTTCGCAAACCATCATTTATGAGCTGAGCAAGTAAAGCCTGTGTTTTCAGTTCTAAACCGCTAGTTGCCTTGTAATATTTATTTACATCAGCGACACGCCATTTGGCATAGGAATCGACAATTAGAGACTTTTTCTCAAGTGTCAAATAACGCTCGGGGCGGGCATCTAAGGTTAGAATACGTGCATCAAACTTGCGCACCTTGTTAACAACAGGAATCTTCCAATGCAGGCCTGGCTTCACGTCTGGATCAACCACTTCACCAAATTTCAGCATTACAGCACGTTCGGTCTCTTGCACAACAAACAGCGTCGAGGACAGCACCAGAAGCGTCACGAATACGGCGAGTATCGCCACCATAGATTTAGCTTGCATCAGCGAGACTCCCTTAAGCTAGACCGCCCAGCATTGATACCGCGACTAGAACTAGTTGCAGGCACAGATGAGTCAAAGCGGAAATTAGATACATTGGCACCGGTTTCGTTACGCTGCTGCAGTATTTTATCCAGCGGTAAATACATCATATTACCGCCGTCAACATCCACCAGCACCTTTGAACTGTTATTCAATACTTTCTGCATGGCGTCAATATAAAGTCGCTGACGCGTCACTTCTGGCGCTTTTTGGTACTCGGTAAGCAGGGCTTCGAAGCGATTCGCCTCACCCTCGGCGCGGGCAATCACTTGGTCTTTATAGGCTGTCGCCTCTTCAATCTGACGCTTAGCCAAACCACGTGCCTCAGGAATAATGCCGTTGCTGTAGGTTTCAGCTTCGTTCTTAACACGCTGCTCATCTTCTTTCGCACGAATTACATCGTCAAAAGCAGCCTGCACCTCAGCAGGTGGCTGAGCGTCTTCTATATTAACCGTAGTAACTAAAATTCCGGTTTGGTAGTCGTCAAGATAGTTTTGCAAACGTTGCTGAACATCAATCGAGATTTGTTTTTTACCTTCTGTCAAAATAAGGTCTAAGGTAACGCTACCGATAACATGCCTCAAGGCAGACTCAGCCGCATGCTTGAGTGATGTTTCTGGGTCACGCACACGCAGTAAAAACTTTTCAGGGTCAGTAATGGTGTACTGTGTCGACAAGCTGACGTCAACGATATTTTCGTCTTCTGTTAGCATGGTCTCATTAAAACGTTGCGAACGTTGCGAGGTAATATTGAGCTTTAATACGCGATCGATCAGCGGCGGGTTAAAATGCAAACCTGGGCCACGGGTATCATTGTATTTACCAAAGCGCAAAACCACGGCCTGCTCTTGCTCATCAACCGTATAGAAACCTGAAGCGGTATACAAAACCGCAAGGATAACTAAAGCAACTGCAATCAGTTTACCGGAAAATTTAGGTAGATCTGGGCTAGGCTTGCGTGAATTGCCGCCCCCTTTACCCGCAAACTTTTCTTTGAATTTACGAAACGCCTCGTCGAGATCAGGTGGCCCCTGATCGTTTCCCCAAGGGTCTTTTGGATCTTTCGAACCGTTTCCGCCAGGCTCATTCCAGGCCATCGGCTGCTCCTTATTGTAAAATTATATAAAACAACGTATTTATCTGATTTTAACAGAATAACTTAATCATTCCCAAGGCTCTTTCTCGGCTTCTTGCTGCCCAGAAAGCTCTGACCAATTGAGCGAAAACTGTTTAATCAATCGCTTACGCTCAGCTTCAGCAATGCGCAGCGATAAGCAAAGATTGCCATGCTCATCATAAGATTCGTCGCGAATGGCATTTGCCGCAAACAAAGCAGCTTGTAATTGATATACCGTGCCCGCCATATCTGCTGGCAAAACAATATCACCTTGCCATATGGCCGGCGACATATGCTCAATGATGGCTTGTTTTAGCAAGCTTAAACCGCGATTGTCTTTTGCTGACACCCAAACGCGAGCAGGTACTTGATCAACATAGTCAATACGGGGCTCAATGCCTAAAATATCAATCTTGTTGAACACCAACAATTGCGATTTTTGTTCGGCATGAATCTCTTTCAAGACCTGATCAACCTCGAGCATATGTGTATCTCGCTCCTCAGCAGCGCAATCGACCACATGCAATAATAAATCTGCTTCTACCGTTTCTTCGAGTGTCGCCTTGAATGCATCGACCAGCTTATGCGGCAGCTGTTTTATAAAGCCAACCGTATCGGCTAACACCACGGCCCCCACATCATCCAACTCTAAGCGCCGAAGAGTTGGATCCAAGGTCGCAAATAACTGATCTGCCGCATATACCTCAGAAGTCGTGAGCGCGTTAAACAGAGAGGATTTACCGGCATTGGTATAGCCAACAATAGACAAGGTTGGAATGTCAGCGCGCTGGCGTGAACGCCTGCCTTGAGCACGTTGTTTTTGCACTTTTTGCAGCCGCGACTGAATGGTTTTGATTCTTGCTCTTAATAATCGGCGATCGGTTTCCAACTGTGTTTCACCTGGACCACGCAGTCCAATGCCGCCTTTTTGTCGCTCTAAGTGTGTCCATCCGCGAATTAAACGCGTCGCCACATGCTGCAATTGGGCCAGCTCAACCTGCAGCTTACCTTCATGCGTGCGCGCGCGCTGGGCAAAAATATCCAAAATCACGCCAGTACGGTCAATGACTCTGGCTTTTACCTCAGCTTCTAAATTGCGTTCCTGCGAGGGGCTTAGCGCATGGTTAAACAGCACAACATCTGCCTGATGCATAGAAACTAGGGACGAAAGCTCCTGCAGTTTGCCTTTGCCGATAAAAAAGCCGGCATCTGGTGCTGATCGTGAGCCGCGTAAAACTGAGACAACTTCAACATTCGCCGACGAAGCGAGATCTAGAAATTCATCCAAATCATCATCGCTGTTGAGGTGCAAATCGAGGTGGACAACCACGGCCTTTTCACCAGCGTCGGCGCGTTCAAAAAACAAGACAGCTGTTCCTTATAACTATAAATTTCAATCTCTTAAGCCTAGCCCGATATACGCCAGAAGCGAACATGTATCGCAAAATGTAATTCATAAAAAGTACAAATAAGTGCCAGAAGTACAAAAAAAGTGCAAAAAAAAGCCCGCAATTAGCGGGCTTTTTATACTAATTGCGGCTTAGGCGTCTTTTGACTCGTCTTCAGCGACAGGCATACGAATTGGGCGTGATGGCACAACCGTACTGATTGCATGCTTATAGACCATTTGACTAACAGTGTTTTTTAACAGAATAACAAACTGATCAAATGACTCGATTTGCCCCTGAAGCTTGATACCGTTGACAAGGAAGATAGACACAGGCACACGCTCTTTGCGCAAAATATTTAAGTAAGGGTCTTGTAAGGTTTGCCCTTTTGACATGATGCTCTCCTTGAGTATTTACCCTTTGCAAAGATAAACACATGAAACAATTGTATTTAAAAGTCTATTCTATAGTTATTTATTGCGTAAAGCATAGCAAAAGTTGATAAATCTTAATAATTCAACTGTTTATTTATTATAGCTAAAGCACTTTTTAATAGCTGATCGACAATTTCCTCAGCATTTTCATCATTTGATAACTGAGCTTGGCCTTGATGCGTTATCAGCCAATTTAAATCTTGCCAGCCGCGCAGCCAGGTTAGCTGCCGCTTAGCTAGTTGCCGGGTTGCCGCCACGCCTTTGTCCAGCATGGTTTGATAATCATAATCGCCATCTAAATACTGCCACATCTGCCGATAACCAACACAGCGCATGGCTGGCAACGCTAAGCTTAAATCCCCCCTAGCCATTAAGCCTGCCACTTCATCAGCAAAACCAGAGGCACACATTTGTAAAAAACGCCGCTCGATACGCTGATGCAGCACCCGCCTTTGCTCGGGTGCAATGGCAAACTGCAGCAGTTGATGGGATAGCTGCTGATCAGCAGACTGCTTTTGCTCGGCATGCAGGGCACTTAATGAACGCCCCGTGAGCTGATAAACTTCATAAGCACGCTGAATCCGTTGCGGATCCGTAGCATGAATTCTAGCCGCCGCTTCAGGGTCTACCTGCGCCAGCATCTTATGTACATATGGCCAACCATGCTCAGCAGCAAGCTTATCAATCTCTGTACGAATTGTCGCCGAAGCCGGCGGTAAGTGGCTAATACCCTCTA
The Pseudomonadales bacterium DNA segment above includes these coding regions:
- the hflC gene encoding protease modulator HflC, translating into MQAKSMVAILAVFVTLLVLSSTLFVVQETERAVMLKFGEVVDPDVKPGLHWKIPVVNKVRKFDARILTLDARPERYLTLEKKSLIVDSYAKWRVADVNKYYKATSGLELKTQALLAQLINDGLRSEVGLRDMHEVVSGKRDELMQELTRKVNAQALDDYGVEVVDIRVKKVDLPTDVRDSVFNRMNTERQLEARKHRSEGLEIAEGIRAAADREKVVIEASAYREAEQLRGEGDAVAAGIYASAYSKDEEFYAFVRSLKAYEQTFGNKSDVMLLKPDSDFFKYLNQSDLSK
- a CDS encoding ATP phosphoribosyltransferase regulatory subunit, giving the protein MTKHNRWLLPEGVEEILPSQAWPIQFYQQAALALFSSWGYDLVIPPLLEYTDSLLLDQSADMDLQTFKLVDQLSGRSMGLRADITPQTCRIDAHSLQQNSPLRLCYAGTVVHCLPKSQLASRTPIEVGAELFGVSSLDADLESIQLMLAAIGLAGIADQNVHLDLGHVRVYRGLVEAANLSAQQSDDLFDAFDRKALSEIDHILQAANVEAELAEMIKALVNLHGDVSILEQALSQLAKAPESVCSAIIELQQLAASLQQQSPNTPLFFDLAELRGFTYHTGIVFAAYIDGLGHSVANGGRFDNMGEVFGRGRPASGFSVNVKALLSLVSKSPQQEVILAPPLSTHDAALQQLIAELRSQQHCVICGQNDIEEVKASHIIERVDDQWLVQPLSS
- the miaA gene encoding tRNA (adenosine(37)-N6)-dimethylallyltransferase MiaA — translated: MSAKQRPLAVCIMGPTASGKTHLAMRLQDVLNGEIVSVDSALIYKGMDIGSAKPSATELKRYPHHLINIREPNQTYSAAEFRSDALRLMDDISARGKTPILVGGTMMYFRLLIEGISHLPPASATIRTEIDKLAAEHGWPYVHKMLAQVDPEAAARIHATDPQRIQRAYEVYQLTGRSLSALHAEQKQSADQQLSHQLLQFAIAPEQRRVLHQRIERRFLQMCASGFADEVAGLMARGDLSLALPAMRCVGYRQMWQYLDGDYDYQTMLDKGVAATRQLAKRQLTWLRGWQDLNWLITHQGQAQLSNDENAEEIVDQLLKSALAIINKQLNY
- a CDS encoding adenylosuccinate synthase; this translates as MGKNVVVLGTQWGDEGKGKIVDLLTEQASLVARYQGGHNAGHTLVINGEKTVLHLIPSGILRAGVQCMIGNGVVLSPEALLKEVAELEARNVPVTERLRISPSCPLILPVHVALDQAREAARGNDKIGTTGRGIGPAYEDKVSRRGLRVGDLLDQQLFAEKLKALLEYHNFMLTNYYKAEAVDFDSVLAETLAQAEKIKPMIMDVTAALHQAREAKENILFEGAQGTLLDIDLGTYPYVTSSNTTAGGAATGSGFGPLYLDYVLGITKAYTTRVGSGPFPTELFDDVGEHLGTKGHEFGATTGRERRCGWFDAVAVKHAVHINSVTGICLTKLDVLDGLETIKVCVAYELPDGSQIDHADVALFDQLKPVYVELPGWSENTYGAKSLDDLPQNALDYIAFVEKQIGVPADIVSTGPDRVETIIRRSPF
- the hfq gene encoding RNA chaperone Hfq, translating into MSKGQTLQDPYLNILRKERVPVSIFLVNGIKLQGQIESFDQFVILLKNTVSQMVYKHAISTVVPSRPIRMPVAEDESKDA
- the hflX gene encoding GTPase HflX, whose translation is MFFERADAGEKAVVVHLDLHLNSDDDLDEFLDLASSANVEVVSVLRGSRSAPDAGFFIGKGKLQELSSLVSMHQADVVLFNHALSPSQERNLEAEVKARVIDRTGVILDIFAQRARTHEGKLQVELAQLQHVATRLIRGWTHLERQKGGIGLRGPGETQLETDRRLLRARIKTIQSRLQKVQKQRAQGRRSRQRADIPTLSIVGYTNAGKSSLFNALTTSEVYAADQLFATLDPTLRRLELDDVGAVVLADTVGFIKQLPHKLVDAFKATLEETVEADLLLHVVDCAAEERDTHMLEVDQVLKEIHAEQKSQLLVFNKIDILGIEPRIDYVDQVPARVWVSAKDNRGLSLLKQAIIEHMSPAIWQGDIVLPADMAGTVYQLQAALFAANAIRDESYDEHGNLCLSLRIAEAERKRLIKQFSLNWSELSGQQEAEKEPWE
- the hflK gene encoding FtsH protease activity modulator HflK, producing the protein MAWNEPGGNGSKDPKDPWGNDQGPPDLDEAFRKFKEKFAGKGGGNSRKPSPDLPKFSGKLIAVALVILAVLYTASGFYTVDEQEQAVVLRFGKYNDTRGPGLHFNPPLIDRVLKLNITSQRSQRFNETMLTEDENIVDVSLSTQYTITDPEKFLLRVRDPETSLKHAAESALRHVIGSVTLDLILTEGKKQISIDVQQRLQNYLDDYQTGILVTTVNIEDAQPPAEVQAAFDDVIRAKEDEQRVKNEAETYSNGIIPEARGLAKRQIEEATAYKDQVIARAEGEANRFEALLTEYQKAPEVTRQRLYIDAMQKVLNNSSKVLVDVDGGNMMYLPLDKILQQRNETGANVSNFRFDSSVPATSSSRGINAGRSSLRESR
- a CDS encoding flavin-dependent monooxygenase, with product MQEEVLFQSLFEKAQALKPYLIENMANANEARQVPKTTIDKFIEAGFFKMLQPAAFGGYEMNPXYFYDIVREIASACPSSGWVXSILGVHNWEIALLPEKTQLEVWGENPDTLVASSYMPVGKIAHVEGGYQVSGHWYFSSGCDHADWAFLGGMAPPQKEGEAPSLMSFLIPKADYDIDDDWHTTGLRASGSKAVIVDNAFVPSHRAHNFADGFMCVGEGQAINKNPIYKLPFGQVFTRAVSQPAIGAAQGALDAFVELNSARVNSAGQKAGELPATSAAAAEADYRISTAALKMQHGYDQQLDYIARGEAIPILLRASCIQDSTRGVQECLDASQQLLRQSGGRAVFNDNRVNLLTQDMMAIAQHFMNEADKLCRSYGQQLMGAPNSNFFL